In the genome of Tannockella kyphosi, one region contains:
- a CDS encoding branched-chain amino acid aminotransferase gives MEIKFDKANVLKEKPDQNNLGFGKYFTDHMFMMDYTEGVGWHDARIVPYGPIPMDPGSMVLHYAQETFEGLKAYRHQDGKVTLFRPYMNAARMNRSNDRLCMANIPEDMFVEAIDALLNVEQEWIPSVEETSLYIRPFMYATEVNVGVHAAKTYSFVIILSPVGAYYSEGVNPVKIWVEDEYVRAVKGGTGFAKCGGNYAASIIAQEKAESKGYTQVLWLDGVERKYVEEVGTMNVMFVIDGKVVTSPLQGSVLPGVTRDSIITLLKSWNVTVEERLLSIDELYKAARNGSLKEAFGTGTAAVISPIGQLCYKEEEIIINNFETGALTQKIYDTLTGIQWGNQEDVFNWNHEVK, from the coding sequence ATGGAAATAAAATTTGATAAAGCAAACGTTTTAAAAGAAAAACCAGATCAAAATAATCTTGGTTTTGGGAAATATTTTACAGATCATATGTTTATGATGGATTATACAGAAGGTGTTGGTTGGCATGATGCTAGAATTGTTCCTTATGGACCGATTCCAATGGATCCAGGTTCAATGGTGTTACATTATGCTCAAGAAACATTTGAAGGATTAAAAGCCTATCGTCACCAAGATGGGAAAGTGACGTTATTCCGTCCTTATATGAATGCTGCTAGAATGAATCGTTCAAATGATAGATTATGTATGGCAAACATTCCCGAAGATATGTTTGTTGAAGCAATTGATGCATTATTAAATGTTGAACAAGAATGGATTCCAAGTGTAGAAGAAACTTCTTTATATATTCGTCCTTTTATGTATGCTACTGAAGTAAATGTAGGAGTTCATGCTGCGAAAACTTATTCTTTTGTTATTATTCTTTCACCTGTAGGTGCATACTATAGCGAAGGTGTTAATCCAGTAAAAATATGGGTTGAAGATGAATATGTTCGTGCTGTAAAAGGTGGTACTGGTTTTGCTAAATGTGGTGGGAATTATGCAGCAAGTATCATTGCTCAAGAAAAAGCGGAATCAAAAGGATATACCCAAGTATTATGGTTGGATGGCGTTGAACGTAAATATGTTGAAGAAGTTGGTACAATGAACGTTATGTTTGTAATTGATGGAAAAGTAGTTACTTCTCCTCTTCAAGGATCTGTTTTACCTGGTGTAACTCGTGATTCAATCATTACACTATTAAAATCATGGAATGTTACAGTAGAAGAAAGATTACTTAGTATCGATGAATTATACAAAGCAGCACGTAATGGTAGCTTAAAAGAAGCTTTTGGTACTGGAACTGCAGCAGTTATTTCTCCTATTGGACAATTATGTTATAAAGAAGAAGAAATTATTATTAATAATTTTGAAACTGGTGCTTTAACACAAAAAATTTATGATACATTA
- a CDS encoding IS1634 family transposase has product MAYFLKKTTRKNGTYLQIYESYYNKGTKETSHKCFQSLGNINSLTNDEIPDPIAFYKDKVKQMNEDRKKEKEKETVMKIGDSPEKYLGYFLAKSIFYRLNLEKYIDILQGDRKFEYSIYELVTSLVYARLLCPCSKTKTFHTILPKLFDSFQYSESQMYDGIAFIGYNYEKIIEIINTRLSRFYKIVTDKVYFDCTNFYFEIDRCDSFRKKGPSKENRKDPIIGMGLLLDSNQIPIGMKMYPGNESEKPVIRDSVKIMKNRLGVEGRTIQVADKGLNCAKNIHIAMKNGDGYLFSKSVKQLPEKEKVWVLLENDYIDVLDSNGKVKYKYKSTIDLFTYSYTDENKKTHSFRVREKRIVTYNPTLAKKQIAEINKMVMKASGLCASQAKKAEYGESSKYVVFNSTNEGEVVDDKIALTMNIEKIEKDKDLAGYNLLVTSEKNMDDLEIYQTYHNLWKIEESFRIMKTDLDARPVFLQKEDSIKGHFLICYISVLILRLLQYQLFNNELSSSRIIKFMRDFRVIQEPGNRYINITQKSSETDYMTNKLDLPIDNYFLTKTQIKKVLSHRV; this is encoded by the coding sequence ATGGCTTATTTTTTGAAAAAAACAACACGAAAAAATGGAACTTACCTACAAATCTATGAAAGTTATTATAATAAGGGAACAAAGGAAACTTCTCATAAATGTTTCCAAAGTCTTGGTAATATTAATTCTCTCACTAATGATGAGATACCTGACCCAATTGCTTTCTATAAAGATAAAGTGAAACAAATGAATGAAGATAGAAAAAAAGAAAAAGAGAAAGAAACAGTGATGAAGATAGGTGATTCACCTGAAAAGTATCTTGGGTACTTTTTAGCTAAGTCAATCTTCTATCGTTTAAATCTTGAAAAGTATATAGATATCCTTCAAGGTGATCGTAAATTTGAATATTCTATTTATGAGTTAGTCACTTCTCTAGTATATGCTAGGTTACTATGTCCTTGTTCCAAGACAAAGACTTTTCATACTATTCTTCCTAAGTTATTTGATTCTTTTCAATACTCTGAAAGTCAAATGTATGATGGTATAGCCTTTATTGGTTATAACTATGAAAAAATCATAGAAATCATTAATACTCGTTTATCTCGTTTTTATAAAATAGTAACCGATAAGGTTTACTTTGATTGTACTAATTTTTATTTTGAAATTGATCGTTGTGATAGCTTTAGAAAAAAAGGCCCTTCTAAAGAAAACAGAAAAGATCCTATTATAGGCATGGGCTTATTATTGGATTCCAATCAAATTCCTATTGGTATGAAGATGTATCCAGGGAATGAATCTGAAAAACCTGTTATTCGTGATTCTGTTAAAATAATGAAAAACAGATTAGGAGTGGAAGGAAGAACAATCCAAGTAGCTGATAAAGGCTTGAATTGTGCTAAAAACATACATATCGCTATGAAAAATGGGGATGGCTATTTGTTTTCTAAGTCAGTAAAGCAATTACCTGAAAAAGAAAAGGTATGGGTTCTACTAGAAAATGACTATATAGATGTATTAGATTCCAACGGAAAAGTAAAATATAAATACAAGTCTACCATTGATTTATTTACTTATTCTTATACTGATGAAAATAAAAAAACTCATTCCTTTCGAGTTCGAGAAAAAAGAATAGTTACCTATAACCCTACATTAGCTAAAAAACAAATTGCAGAAATAAACAAAATGGTAATGAAAGCATCTGGACTTTGTGCTAGTCAAGCAAAGAAAGCAGAATATGGTGAATCATCGAAGTATGTAGTTTTTAATTCTACAAACGAAGGAGAAGTTGTGGATGATAAGATTGCACTAACAATGAATATTGAAAAAATAGAAAAAGATAAAGACCTAGCTGGATATAACTTATTAGTTACATCCGAAAAGAATATGGATGACTTAGAAATATATCAAACATATCATAACTTATGGAAGATAGAAGAATCATTCCGCATTATGAAAACAGACTTAGATGCTCGACCTGTTTTTCTACAAAAAGAAGATAGTATCAAAGGGCATTTCTTAATCTGTTATATCAGTGTTCTTATTTTACGATTACTACAGTATCAATTGTTTAATAATGAATTGAGCTCTAGTAGAATCATTAAGTTCATGAGAGATTTTAGAGTTATCCAAGAACCTGGTAATCGATATATTAATATAACACAAAAATCATCGGAAA